A stretch of DNA from Scomber scombrus chromosome 9, fScoSco1.1, whole genome shotgun sequence:
TTTGTGAAATAATAACATGATATCATCACCATGTTGTTGATACCAACAAAAGTCCATACAAGTCAATATATTAGGGCTGAAACCAACAATTATTCTGATTACTGATtaactgttttttccccccaatgaATAACTTGTtatgtgaataaaatgtcagaaaataatttgAGCAATTAATCTGATTAGTTTcatgattaattgtttagtcaGAGGAATGTGAAGCCAAAATTCCattcacaatttctcagagCCCACAGAGATTTCTTCAGTTTggattattaattatattaaaagcGAAAATCGCCACATTAGAGCAGCTGGGACCAAAAAAAGGTTGTCATTTTTGCTTGAGAGGTGactgaaacaataaatatgaTCAATGTTCATCAGTCCAAGGTGTCGTCTTCAAATGTCTGTAAAGTCTATAAATATTACATCAGAATGATTACATCAAGAATGATTTCTGATATACTGGAAAATACAGATGAAATGTATAGCTAGAGTTTGACTGTAACCACATGGTACACATGGTGATGACACCAACTGGAAGATTAAATGCCAgctttttcattacaaaaaatgtgatgtattgtgacacacacacacacctgtggtAGAACTCCCGGTGAGGCCAGACTGTTTTCCAGCCTCGGTCCTTCACAGCCAGAGCCATCTGCTCCAGGTTCCTCGGGTTTCTGTTCACAAAGGTCGGATTCACGGCTTCATTTTCATCGGCGATGGGCTCCGGCTGGGAGGCTGCCTGACTCAGACACCGAGCTACAGTTTCCAGAAAACAAGGCGTGAGGCTTGCAGTGATGGatgaagtattcagatcctttacttagaaaagtaccaatacagcaatgtaaaaatactccattacaagtacaGAAGTATTATTGTTATAGCTAAAGTCTTGCAGTGAAattaaaagtagtggtttggtccctctgactgatatattattatatttgacatCATAAGATTGTTAACACTGAAGTATCAGTGTGTaatagggatgtcccgatccgatatttggatcggatcggccgccgatattagcaaaaaaatgcatatcaatatcggatcggccagcacgggaaaatcccgatccggactcccgatccagtttgttttcaactccggtccgtgttttcgcaccgatgtaggtaatccattccagtttttttcagcttttccccccaaatccggtccgcgtttttcagcacacctagcgacctgtccaggtccctatttattttctactcagcttttttgtgtgttttgcttttttaatacagtttacaatattgtttgcactgatggctttttaagccttggtttacactcttgttgttcaagagcagagcactgatgccaattcagtttgtgtggttaattgactatttattattttgtctattttgtgtttatttaaccctgttaagaataaacaggtcagcttctcattaccaaccattgtggattattcaaactaacctaattaagttggctagttgttcttaagagtaaaacccttttcaacatgagtataacaacaaaataagtaaatatctttaatctttaatacatgcttggatcggccggtatcggtatcggcctatgctaaaagctacaatatcggtatcggatcggaagtgcaaaaagctggatcgggacatccctagtgtgtaagcagcatgttactgttgtagctgctggaggtggagctagtttacactactttatatacagtttgctagtttagtccagtggttctcaacctagGGGTCGGGTCCTCCAAAGGGACACCAGATGAatctgaggggtcgtgagatgattaaggagagaggaaagaatgaaaaacaaagttctgatacacaaatctctttttagtttttggactttttctctaatctttgatttttggtgaaatattggatcatttaaacatttattgagatgaaaccatgtgagaagtttagagggaaaatcactatttatagttaacaactcatagatatctgaaatgtgaccctgagtacacactgctttttgtaagacgtcaaaagacaaaaagttgGAAGCACTGGTTACATCTCATCTATAacaatgtgttgtgtttttaaaagcttgttatattatccattgtgtcaaatcttcagatcttcatctgaaaagtaactaaagctgtcacaaaaaatacaacatttccctctgaaatgtaataAAGGGAAAACATAAAGTAACATCAAATGCAAATACTCAAATAATGTACAAGTAACTCATAACTGTACTTAagtgcagtacttgagtaaatatatTTAGTTACTTTCCTCCACTTGAAGTTTTTAAGTTACAGTGAGACAACAGATTTTAATTAAACGCATAATTATCATCAAGGCTGAACTGCAGCAGATAAACAGGACTGCAGTTTGTGGGTCGGGCTCTTCACATATGTGATACATGAATGTAAAACAGATGTGATGAAGATAGTTTAATGTTACCTGTCTGGTTTGTGGCCGCAGCTGGATGAATGTGAGCTAACAGCAGCCGCACACTTCGGCTCACTCCACTCAAAAACATTTTCCTCCTCACACAAATGTAACCTGCTACCGTCCACTAACGCGCTGTGCCctcaaaaacatacaaacactcCACATTACTGCAGAGAAATCACCGAGACATGTGAAACACCGTCCCTGACATTCAGACAACATCCGGTTCACTCGGTTCAACGTTATAAAGGACACGGACAGAAACAAACGCCAGCTCGTTAAAGGCTCCGCTGATATTTCTTCACCAaggatgaaaatgtgtttaatttgtctCTTTAAATTCCGTAATTTGTTCAAGTGAAGAAAATATTGTACCCCCActccctctttttaaaaaaatgttcacactATATTTATCTAACAGCTTAGTTACCATGcaaattaagattttacatataaaacatgatCAGTTTGATTGTTGACAGCATAAACATGAGCTCCACCTCATTTATGTGTGAATGTCATATATATGGTGATACATCAATAATAGTAAttcaataatataatacagACAGGGGACACTTTTGATATTTAAGATATATATTATTAGTTATctttctacttttactttaccCTTAATTAGCCTTACATACTATTCGGGTCAaatcttttaccctgaaatttacgacttttcctaaagtgtcccaaaatgcacaaaaatgaaaatattcaaaactgTTATACTTCTGTATAGATGCTAACCTTTTtttccattgaggctgttccaggtcaaatttgacccgtatctGTTGACATGgtttttgttaaattaagatttaatagttttaataagatagtagttatgaggatttctttttatgatttatCAGTGAAGACGGATGGCTATAATGGTTAATAAACCCCCCAGTTTCATACAGTActtgtcattttcagtttcaatcaaatacatttaaatagcctaattattgctatgttatattttcacgtCTTAGGTAAAACAGGACATGATATTCTTCTATTCagtagatgttttttctccaagaACGAGTGGTGTTAAACctaaaaactgaaacattaatcaatgtttaattccccatttattgatcagtcagatcggtTATTGATAGATTCTAAACAGATCTGATATCTATATGTGAGGGTTAATTAACTCTATAATTAATCATTACTTAAagtcctcctccactcaaatttgttttgcttcttgtttcttcagttggatgtttgagcttcactgtgcagaatgatgagcAGTTTGATactaaaaggctgttttcacatacAGCTGATGAAACTACAAGTTTTCTCTGTTAATagaaaatctgagtttaaggggTGCatctatgagcatgatttgtaaCATCACTAGTAGGAAGCCAATCCTGGACCAGACTGCAATTTACCCAAGTTTGATGTGAAATCTTggagcctccagtgcacaaacaccgAGAGTGGGCTTCACAGTGTAGGATGAGTTCAGCAGTTAAACGttggaaattaaaaatatttgcatattcagatTGTGGATTTTTAAAGAGGGAGAAGGtggagatttctttttttatggaaaAACCACATATAACACAAACTATTATACAAAGattattttatgtcttaaatcACATCTGGGATCAATATGTAAAGGATCCACAACTTAAAATGTGTTGTACTTGACattataacagtaataataataataataataataataataataataatcatatagtGTGACCAGGCAACAGGTGGTGAATGACTTCACACAAGATTAAACaagaaaatcatatttaatttaagttcAGATTTTATCAATTTTAAGAGTGCAAACtgacataaagaaaaaacaaaatgtcccAGGCAGAGTGTTGTTTAAAGTGGTGGCATGATAACGATGGACGATCTAATCTGATCCAAAGACTAAATTGATAAACAAGCACTCAGTCTCGGTAAGGCACGACAAAAACCTTTACTACCACTAAAACAGCTGTTGCAAGTTGTGCTTGGAAGACATGACGATGTGGGAAAAGTATCTTTGGCTCAAGAAAATCATTCAGATAATTCCCTGCTGTTACAGGACTGGCTAATTGAAGCTCAATACATCAATTGAACAAGCATACATTCCCTTAAACTGCTGAACAGATTACTTAATTGACCTGCTTTTCCCTTTTCAAAATGATACTTATGATAAATGTTCATACAGTGAAAAGTTAATGATTAAGCTACTGAAAGAGTAATTAGAAAGCAGTACATAACACTGATAGTGGAAAGAAATTAGCAAGGGGATacaaaagtatatattttttcattttacataattCAATTGTAATTCCTTCAACAGgaattgtattattatcattctactGATGGAAAAATAACAGTCTATACCATCATGATCATTGTGCAAGTCAAGTAAACCATCTCATAACCTCAGTCGATATAATAACATTGTTACGACAGGGCTATTCTGATGTGCTGCAGTCAAAGTACTCACAACAAGATACATAAATTAATAACCATTTGGCAATCCTAATTAATTATTTGGCCAATCATATAGCAGCGGACGCATTGATCATAGATGAGAAGGAGAAAGGGTTCAGCTTGTAGCCTGATCCACTGTAGAACTTGTTCTGAAACTCCACCCTGTAAGAGAGAAAAGCAAAGTCAACACAGAACAGCTAAAAATCTACAATACAGAAACCTCTAGGCCTTTTCTTTTAGCTCCACCATCAGCAATACTTTcctattatacacacacattaaaaaaagaactgtgAGGGGTTGGCTGCCATAAAATGGCCTGATTTTTATGCCACCAAGACGACAAACCATTTCCATTTTGGACGCAATCTTAGATCAAGAAGTCCACTATGCAGGCAAGATATGTCATTCAATATAGTAAAAAGACTGACGTGAACTTCGCTGAGTATATTCTTTAACTCCATCAAATCTGATGGAAAACAATAATCAGAGTGTAATGTGATCATCAATATGAAAACTCTGATCACTTTTTTATTCCCCATTGTTTtgtaatctgtttgtttttatttgcagtttatgaattatttcttctttttctttctttattaacaaaaatgtgATATAATTAAAgtgcattattttatattattatggaCTCACGGGTCAGTCTCTAAATGCTTCACTCAGAGAGACTGAGGACAGCCTCTcaggttttgttgttaaaactgggtggaattatgagagattaaaaaaatgtggcaTTACAGAGccaatccaaagtctttaggGAGGCACTTCATAATAGGGCAGTGACATACAGTTCACAATGGAGGAGAGCGTGGGGAGAATCATTTTGGGTGAGGTGAGTCTTTGACAAAATGAAAGGGCGTATGTTTGTTAGCGGCTGTTCTCACTGCAGCTACTGTGCATTTAGAAATCCTCAGACAGCTGTAGGCAGAGATCTCtgacagtttttctttaaaatcattaacatGCACTAAAGTAAAGATCTGTTCTATGTTTTACTTATTAATCTGACTTTGTGCAACAGGGTCCCAGAATAAGGTTCATGTCTCCTAGATAATTTGCACAGCCCCTAAAAAAATCATCCTTACCAATGCAGACGGAGTGCGTGCAGGAAAGCTGAGAGGCCCTCCATAACCAGCAGGATGGAGATGGTCAACACAGCAAAGAAGGCGAAAATCACAAAGAGAACTATAGATCCCACATAGCCCTGCCACCTTAGGGCGATACGCATCACCATCACCCACAGCACCTCTGACAGCTCTGTGGAGGGAATAAGTCACCGTCAGACAGGCGAGTCTATGAATAACTGACTGGGGGGGAAAAATAGCTTGAGCATGTTTAGTTTTGAGAGgaagtttgtctgtgtgtgcatcatgtgaGTATGAAGAGACAGTCTGGGTGCCACAGTACTAACGTGCGTGCGCCAAACTGAGGGCCCACAGTCGGAGGTAAGAGGCGGTGTTGGAGATGCATCCCAAGCAGTACTCTATAGTGTGGATGGCCTGATGCATGAACACATCTGCAGCATCAAACTCCTGCGGACAGATTTAAACAGTTACACGAGAACCACAGCAGCCCATCTCCTAACTGGTTTTATGAAACGTTACTGAAGCTTCCCCCTTACCTCCTCTTCAGTAgttcctccctccacctccccttGACGTGTGTTGATGGAGCCATCATCGGGCACCAGTGGACGTCTGTCTTCCTCCTGATGTTGCGGAGAGTCAGAAATCTGTCAGAAAATGAGCTGACTGTAGACAAAAATTGTAGAAAGTTCAGCTCCACACTCACCAATTGACGTCTTCTTTTCTTGAATGTGATGTATTCACTGATGGGTTTCCCCAGTAGGAGGACTGGGACAGAACACAGAGCCAGCACCACAAGGACCTTCTGCACCACCGTCTAcacatgaaaagttaaaaaagaagtCCCCCCGCCCCCATTTACTACAAATAACACATACTTTAAAGTGCCACCtatttggggctttttgtgCTTCCAGACATTCACTGGTTTCCATTCACATTAGtacaatatgaaaatgttcCCTGCAATAACCTTGAACCTGCTAAAGAATTATTGATTCTCATGTAATTGTCTTTTTgtcaaaattacattatttatattgcattaaaatttgtgaaaacaagtaaatgtgtgaaaaagatcaaatggaaatattgtatcttttgcattaaaaagggaaatgtattcatcagtataaaaaaaactatggtATGCTTAAAATAGCAGTTATGTGAAGTACATGCGAACACTGATGGGTTCCTTTTagggaaatgaaaaaaaactacacacaccTGTCCTTTATAGAGTTCGGGGTTGCTGGGGTTGTCTGTGAAGAGGAACATGTCTATGAAGTGGATGAGTATACTGGGAGCTATTTTGGACTGGTCAGGAGTGTAGACAATCCACTTGAAGATGACCATAAACACCAGATATCCAAACAGACACAACATGAAGAACAGCTCAGGGATCAACACGAAGAACACACTGCTTATCTGCCGAAAGTGCCTGAGAAATCACAAACAAAAGGGGAAGGCAGGAGGGGCATATTTATCAGgatgaatatgaaaagaaagaaagaattaagGCGCAGATGAACATGGACATACTTCTTACATAAAAAATAGTTGCTTACAAGTAGTTGAAGAATGACAAGCAGACTCCAAACGTCATGTGAATGACACCAATAATGACGGACATTTTCATCTTGTACGAGTTAAGGAAAGTTAGTTTGTTGTTGGACAATCCCCAGACCTGACAACGACACAAAACAAGAGAGAATGAGTCTTGACACATTGACAAACAAAATAGCAGCACAAAAGAAAATGGAGTCAAGAAGGAGAACGTACCGGGTCTATGCCGAATGGATATGGGTCGGTGAAAACACCAGGCACAACAGGATCCATGGACAAGTACTGGCTCCCTGCCAGGACTGACGAACTGGAAGGGATACATTTGCAAGTTAGTCAAGACAAAGATATTTGGagattggagaaaaaaacaacaagaattcAAACTTGTTTGTATGAAATGTTCTCACTTCCAGATGTTCTTCTCAAACATGGGGCCGACGTGCCACGATGAGCTGAAGGTGCTGAGGCCTCTGCTGAAGCACTCATTGTAAATAGCCCCCGTGTAGATAGAAAACAGTCCCATCAGAAGAATCAGATACCTTCCTCCAAACATCATCTTCCAGATCTGAAccacacaggaggaggagacagattTGAGTTCAGTGTTTAGTGTTCACCTTGAGCATGAACAGCCATTAAGCTGAATTCTTTTTACTTCTAAAAAGAAATCATGAAACCATGTGCACCCGTCAATAGATAGTATAACAGCACTTGAATTATGCTCTCAATAAAAAGGAGTGGGAAAGAATTCGTTTGAGCACAAATCTTTACAGGGTTTAACAATATgtgctggactatttcttggccaggaGCAGTGCAGCCAGCAGGAAAGTAGCTTAGCACTGAGACTGGAAGATATTTCTCTTTTATCTCGTCacctccaggaagtcactgcatGGGAGGAAAACTTAAATAACCTGTTGCTGACTTCATATTTCACAGACAGATACAACAGAGGAATACATCTTCTCATCCAACTACCAGCAAGAAAACTAATGATATCGTCATTTAAGGGATTAGGCCTCAATAAGGATTAACAGATTTAATACAATGCAATCAAGCCCAGACATTCATAAGTCCTATCCTGGCATCGAGTGTGCATAAACATCCTCTGAATTAcctcattgttgttgtttttaagtttgGGGTCCCTCTCCTCAAGAACCATCCATAGGGCAGCCAGAGTCATCAGTAAACCGTGACCCACATCCCCGAACATCACAGCAAACAGGAAGGGGAATGTAATTATGGTGTACACCGCTGCAGAGGCATCAAAGAAGTCAAAGATTAATACATGCGAGGCTGTGCGTTCTCTGACCtcaacatttgaacatttgacatatttgtgGCGACGTGCCTGGATTGACTTCACGGTAGCTGGCCACCCCGTAGGCGTCCACGATGTTCTGGAAACCAGCTGTGAAAGAGTTGAGGGGGAACAAGGTaggtggaggggtggaggaaggCAGGCGGTTGTAGAAAGAGTCAACCCCGCTGCCACTCTTCCTCTgagaagacagaagagagaaTGGAAGAATTTAGATACCGAGTCCCCTCATCTACTCctttaatgtttctgttgttcTCTTTGGTCTTACCCCTCCCTCCCGCAGTGCGCTCTGCAGTTCAGGCAGCTTGGCGATGGGACACCAGGCCTCAGCGATTAGGCATTTGTCAGTGACGGAGGGGCTGCAAAGGTTTAAGACCATCTGGACCGCCTTGCACTTCTGGACCCGAACCTTCCACTGCGGCAGCACAGTCACCGCCCGCATCAGTAGCTGCTGCAGGAAGGCCTCCGTCTGAGATAACACCTGGAGTGCAGAGGGAAGTGAGAGGAGAGTCACGTAAGGAGACACGGTTTCAGATATCACACGGGAAAAAATGTCAGCAAAGACACATTACTGCTATTTTGGGCTTTCAAGTATTTTTGTTGCAGACATTAGAATACTCAGTGCTTTTATACAAAAGGGCTTCAAACTTACTGATTTGATATCTTCAATTCTGCCTTGAAGTCCCTGGAGAACCTCCTCTCTTTCAGCAGTGCTCTCAGGGTATGCAAATGTCTGTGTGCGGAAGctgagaagaaaggaaataaaaagttatCTAACAGGTTAAACAGACACTGGATTGTGTAAATCTGCAATGAAAAACGAAGAATCAAACTGCTGCACAGATTTACCCACCAATCACAGATCTTCTTGACTTTCTGTCCAATTTGATCTCCCCAATAGGAAATAAGAAACACAGTCCATTGCACCATTTCCCCCTGCAAATGAAGGAATCAATTAACAGCTGTAAGAAAATGAATTACATGTGACCAATCATCAGAGATCTCTGATGATTCTATCTCTGTGTATGCTAGGAATAACTTTCATTTCTATCCCTCGACCATGATTCCCCTCCTATTTCCCAGTTCCCACCGTGTCTGGGTGCTCGAGACGATCTTCCATTTCTCTGAAATCCACCACAATATAACCGCGACATGCCCGCCACAGCAATCGCTCAAATGAGGGGACCTTCCATGGATGGACCACTCCTGCCACAaaactgagagagaggagatgcaatgaaaaatgtagataagatacagaagaaaaaaaaaacataaaagaagagGTCTACCTGAGGTGGACATCTTGGCGGTTATCAAACAGGCCTTGGGTTTCCAGTACGGGTGGTGGTGcctgtaagaaaaaaacaaaacatttagtcTGTAGTTTTATCTGTGGTTCACTGCAGCTGAGTAATATAAGATATAGAGATGAATATTGCAGCATTTGTTATTAGTTCGTATAACCTGTGAGGCTGTGAGACAGTGTGTTTTGGTTAGGACTCCTCGGTACTGACAGAGCTGGGTCTGCTGAGCCCGAAGGCTGTCTCTATTCCTGGACACCtaatgacaaacacacatgaattttaaaaaaagaagaaaaaaaatgtgtaacatCCTCTGATAGTACACTGAGGAGACAACAGAGGAacttagtttttgttttgttttttggcacaAGCGCTAACCTCTTTGAGCTCTCTGGCCAGCCTCTCGCTCTCCTCCTCTATGGTGATGAGTTCGCGGGGCTGAGGGACCAAAGGTGTCGGacatggaggagggaggggaccCTGCAAGGGCGGAGACAGGGAGCGATTGATCTCCTGCTCCAGGAAGGCTGAAGGGCAGATAAAGAAGAtaagaaagggaaaaagaagaatCTAAAGAAAACTAACAAATAAAGAACAATGATGGAACAATGTGTCGATAACGTACTAAAAGTTTTCTCAAGTTCCTCGCATCTTCTGACCTCCCCGACAAATTTCCTCTGAAAGGAGTTCACGTTTGGATTTAACTGAAAGGTCGGAGCAGAGGGAAGAGCATGGAGGTTAGTCATGTTCATCTGATCACAGTATGAGAGAAggaaaatgttgatgtttgctGTGGTGATTCATAGCAACCATCGGTTCACCAGCGCATCTAAGCTCAGATTTAGAAATGCTGGAAATTCCAAAGTGATTTGAGccaaaacacatgaaaactgGGTTTAAATCAGGCCTTCCTTTACAAGGTTAGAATTAGGTCAAAACAGTtacatgtagaaaaaaaactctAATTAAATTAGGACAGTAGCTGATTAGTTTAGAAGGCCACTGGAGCTTcctttgtgttatattttaacAAGATCATGCACCAAGCATTACTCACATCTCTAAACTCAACCAGGCCCAGCTCTCCCAGCTCACTGACACAGTTGTAGGCCGAGCCGGACTGAAGGAAGAGCTGCACCAGGCACACCTCCTCACTGCGAAACATGGACCCCATTGTTACCTGTACAGCACCGAGGGAGACAAGTCCAAATTAATATTTACCTCTGTATCCAAAGTACTgcaatttacagaaaaatgcGAGATACGGTTGAGAaagtgaaacagagagaggcagtAAACCGTAAAAAATAATGTTCACAGAGGGCGTCTATATTCAGTTGGGACAATAAAAGCCTCTGAGTGACAATGCAGAACACGATCAATGGAAACTGTAGAAAAGGGAAGCATCAAGTTCTCCCTCCTGACTGATGAGCAGCTGGATTTTCCATTCTTGCACAAAAAGctcacatattttctttttcagtttgttgaGTAAAATCTTGGTATAATACACTAAAAAAAGAGGGATGCATATGTAGAAATATACTCCCAGTTGGGAGTTTATTTTAGAATGTTCAGTTTTAGTCGAAACTGTTATCAGATAGGTGTTGATTCAACTTAATGCTCATTTGTGGTCCTGCTgaattgtgttttgttacactgaCAGATCTTCCTAATACAGAAATCTACACTGTTTAGTATAAATGGGCTTgacaaaatattataaacacCTCTCAGTATAGTACAGTAAAAATTCAACACCTTCTAGAAGActgctaacaaaaaaaaaaaatatgatagcCTTCATCGAGGGTAGTTGCATTAATTTTAGCTGGCTGTATGCACTAAACCACAAGTTGAGTAAGCATCACAGGGCACATGATCTGTAGCTATAAACACATCAGTGATGAAGTAACGCAGAATGCATAATGACCCCAGCTTCATGGCTTTGTCTGCATTTTTTTCGCCTTAATCAACAGAAGTGGGTCAGTTTCGTTTCTTAACATACCATCATAGCTAATGAAATGCAACCAGTCAAACACGCGATGTACACTTCACGATttacaacattagcattcaaactaaaatactgtattttgatTAAAGTTGGGggaatagtttgatatttgCCTTTACAGCAGCAGTTCAGACACAGCGGCTGTGAGGTAGAAACACAGCTTCGTGAAAGAACAAAACGAAGCCAGAAACGGAGGCTCTCACCTGACTTTTCTCGTAAACTCCGCTGGACTCCAACCTGTTTCCTTCCAGGCTGTCCAGACCCGTACCGACACACC
This window harbors:
- the tcirg1b gene encoding T cell immune regulator 1, ATPase H+ transporting V0 subunit a3b, with product MGSMFRSEEVCLVQLFLQSGSAYNCVSELGELGLVEFRDLNPNVNSFQRKFVGEVRRCEELEKTFTFLEQEINRSLSPPLQGPLPPPCPTPLVPQPRELITIEEESERLARELKEVSRNRDSLRAQQTQLCQYRGVLTKTHCLTASQAPPPVLETQGLFDNRQDVHLSFVAGVVHPWKVPSFERLLWRACRGYIVVDFREMEDRLEHPDTGEMVQWTVFLISYWGDQIGQKVKKICDCFRTQTFAYPESTAEREEVLQGLQGRIEDIKSVLSQTEAFLQQLLMRAVTVLPQWKVRVQKCKAVQMVLNLCSPSVTDKCLIAEAWCPIAKLPELQSALREGGRKSGSGVDSFYNRLPSSTPPPTLFPLNSFTAGFQNIVDAYGVASYREVNPAVYTIITFPFLFAVMFGDVGHGLLMTLAALWMVLEERDPKLKNNNNEIWKMMFGGRYLILLMGLFSIYTGAIYNECFSRGLSTFSSSWHVGPMFEKNIWNSSVLAGSQYLSMDPVVPGVFTDPYPFGIDPVWGLSNNKLTFLNSYKMKMSVIIGVIHMTFGVCLSFFNYLHFRQISSVFFVLIPELFFMLCLFGYLVFMVIFKWIVYTPDQSKIAPSILIHFIDMFLFTDNPSNPELYKGQTVVQKVLVVLALCSVPVLLLGKPISEYITFKKRRRQLEEDRRPLVPDDGSINTRQGEVEGGTTEEEEFDAADVFMHQAIHTIEYCLGCISNTASYLRLWALSLAHAQLSEVLWVMVMRIALRWQGYVGSIVLFVIFAFFAVLTISILLVMEGLSAFLHALRLHWVEFQNKFYSGSGYKLNPFSFSSMINASAAI